The following coding sequences are from one Candidatus Hydrogenedens sp. window:
- the aceE gene encoding pyruvate dehydrogenase (acetyl-transferring), homodimeric type yields MSNLEHTGERYNEIDGFSFPDEEWIDALKAYLEERGPQVTANLIRRLQDYAYLLGIRKPCPATTPYVNTIPVSEQPEYPGDRELERIIKSYIRWNAMAMVVRANREADGIGGHISTYASVATLYEIGFNHFFKARTEDYGGDLIYFQGHAAPGIYARAYLEGRLSENDLKNFRRELSKDGGLPSYPHPRLMPGFWQFPTVSMGLGPIMAIYQARFNKYLENRGLKPKNGGYVWAFLGDGETDEPETLGAISLASREKLDNLIFVINCNLQRLDGPVRGNGKIIQELEAIFRGAGWNVIKVIWGSDWDPLFEKDEHGLLVNALGDIVDGEYQKFSVSSGEYIRKKMIEHEPRLAPYLEQVSDIQLRQLRRGGHDPVKVYSAYYHALRTQGAPTVILAKTIKGYGLGESGEGKNITHQQKKLNEDELREFRARFGIPVSDDEIAFAPFCKPPEDHPAMIYLQERRKALGGYLPHREVLAPPLPAPENELFDEFYKGTPRPVSTTMAFVSILRKLLQHERIGKLIVPIVPDEARTFGMEGLFRQIGIYSSQGQKYEPVDSESVLYYKEATDGQILEEGISEAGSMASFISAGTAYASHGINTIPFFIFYSMFGFQRIGDLIWASADMKVRGFLVGGTAGRTTLAGEGLQHQDGHSHLMAMSVPCLRAYDPAYAYEITVIVQEGIRSMYEKQESVFYYLTVGNENYTMPPIPSGKKIREGIIKGLYLFQPSSLKKSKIKVNVLGSGSLLNEALKAQTILEEKFNISADVWSATSYKMLRENALETERWNRLHPTSTKKVPYVTECLNNRANATIAVSDYVKLVPDSIARWVPQTFISLGTDGFGRSDTREALRDYFEVDSRYIVLSALFALAQNKKIDVNIVKKYMRDAGIPTNKKYPMDL; encoded by the coding sequence ATGAGCAACCTTGAGCATACAGGTGAGAGGTATAATGAAATAGATGGTTTCTCTTTTCCTGATGAGGAATGGATTGATGCATTAAAAGCCTATTTAGAAGAACGTGGTCCTCAAGTGACCGCAAATCTGATTCGACGGCTACAGGATTATGCATATCTCTTAGGGATTCGTAAACCCTGCCCCGCAACTACGCCGTATGTGAATACCATCCCTGTGTCAGAACAGCCGGAATATCCAGGTGACCGTGAATTAGAACGAATTATAAAGTCGTATATCCGCTGGAATGCGATGGCTATGGTGGTTCGTGCAAACCGTGAAGCAGATGGCATTGGGGGACATATATCTACTTATGCTTCCGTAGCCACTTTATATGAGATAGGATTTAACCATTTTTTCAAGGCACGAACTGAAGACTATGGAGGAGACTTGATCTATTTTCAGGGGCATGCAGCACCTGGAATATATGCCCGAGCTTATTTGGAGGGACGACTTTCTGAAAATGACCTGAAAAATTTTCGACGCGAACTAAGTAAAGATGGTGGTCTACCGTCATATCCACATCCACGACTTATGCCTGGGTTCTGGCAATTTCCAACCGTATCTATGGGCTTGGGTCCTATTATGGCGATATATCAGGCACGGTTTAACAAATATTTAGAAAACCGCGGTTTGAAACCTAAAAATGGTGGTTATGTATGGGCATTCTTGGGTGACGGAGAAACAGACGAGCCAGAGACATTAGGTGCTATTAGTTTAGCCAGTCGCGAAAAATTAGATAATCTTATCTTCGTTATCAATTGCAATTTACAACGTTTGGATGGCCCCGTACGTGGAAATGGGAAAATCATACAAGAATTAGAAGCCATATTCCGCGGTGCAGGCTGGAATGTAATTAAGGTGATATGGGGCAGTGATTGGGACCCGCTGTTTGAGAAGGATGAGCATGGACTATTGGTAAATGCGTTAGGTGATATTGTAGACGGTGAGTATCAGAAATTTTCTGTTTCATCCGGGGAATATATTCGCAAAAAAATGATAGAACATGAACCTCGTCTGGCTCCTTATCTCGAACAGGTTTCAGATATACAATTACGCCAATTGCGTAGAGGTGGACATGACCCGGTAAAGGTATATTCCGCATATTATCACGCATTACGGACACAAGGGGCACCCACCGTAATATTGGCAAAAACAATCAAAGGATATGGGCTCGGTGAAAGTGGGGAGGGGAAGAATATAACCCATCAGCAAAAGAAATTGAATGAAGACGAATTACGTGAATTTCGAGCACGGTTTGGTATTCCTGTCTCCGATGATGAGATTGCTTTTGCCCCGTTTTGCAAACCACCTGAAGACCATCCTGCTATGATATACCTGCAAGAGCGACGTAAGGCATTAGGCGGATATTTGCCCCATCGCGAAGTATTGGCACCACCTTTACCCGCACCTGAAAACGAACTCTTTGATGAATTTTATAAAGGCACACCTCGCCCTGTATCCACAACAATGGCATTTGTTTCTATTTTACGAAAATTATTACAACATGAACGGATTGGCAAATTAATCGTTCCGATCGTGCCAGACGAAGCACGCACTTTCGGTATGGAAGGATTGTTCCGACAAATAGGAATTTATTCATCACAAGGGCAAAAATATGAGCCTGTAGATTCAGAATCGGTTTTGTATTACAAAGAGGCGACAGACGGACAAATCCTCGAAGAAGGGATTTCTGAAGCAGGTTCAATGGCTTCTTTTATATCTGCGGGTACTGCTTATGCGAGTCATGGGATTAATACTATTCCATTCTTCATCTTCTATTCCATGTTCGGATTTCAGCGGATTGGTGATTTAATCTGGGCTTCTGCGGATATGAAGGTACGTGGCTTCCTTGTAGGTGGCACAGCAGGTAGAACAACTCTCGCTGGTGAAGGTTTGCAACATCAAGATGGTCATAGCCATCTTATGGCAATGTCTGTTCCCTGCCTTCGTGCGTATGACCCTGCGTATGCCTATGAAATAACGGTTATCGTGCAAGAGGGTATCCGTAGCATGTATGAAAAGCAGGAATCGGTTTTTTATTATCTAACCGTCGGCAATGAAAACTATACCATGCCACCTATCCCGTCGGGAAAGAAAATACGCGAGGGGATTATCAAAGGGTTATACCTATTCCAACCTTCTTCTTTGAAAAAATCGAAAATAAAAGTAAATGTGTTAGGCAGTGGTTCATTACTTAATGAGGCACTAAAAGCACAAACCATACTGGAAGAGAAGTTTAATATCTCTGCAGATGTATGGAGTGCCACAAGTTACAAAATGCTTCGTGAAAATGCACTGGAAACAGAACGATGGAATAGGCTACATCCAACATCTACAAAAAAAGTTCCCTATGTAACTGAATGTTTGAACAACAGAGCAAATGCGACCATTGCCGTTTCTGATTATGTAAAACTTGTCCCAGACAGCATAGCTCGATGGGTTCCACAAACATTTATATCGTTAGGAACAGATGGCTTTGGGCGTTCTGACACACGAGAAGCCCTACGCGATTATTTCGAAGTAGATAGCCGTTATATCGTGTTATCTGCATTGTTTGCGTTGGCTCAAAACAAAAAAATAGATGTGAACATAGTAAAAAAATACATGCGGGATGCAGGTATCCCTACAAATAAAAAGTATCCTATGGACTTATAA
- a CDS encoding DUF134 domain-containing protein, producing the protein MARPYCSRRLNACPPIEEFIPFEQESAKREPVLLSLDEFEALRLADYLGMYHEEAGQEMGVSRPTFSRIVEQARHKVTMALVEGRPIRITGGPVDFVCRQKSRGSGRHCHRHCKRKAYFLESDQYQNESKQ; encoded by the coding sequence ATGGCAAGACCCTATTGCTCAAGAAGATTGAATGCATGTCCTCCTATTGAGGAATTCATCCCTTTTGAGCAGGAAAGTGCGAAAAGGGAACCTGTATTATTGTCTCTTGATGAGTTTGAAGCACTTCGCCTTGCAGATTATTTGGGAATGTATCATGAAGAGGCGGGGCAAGAGATGGGAGTCTCTCGGCCAACATTTTCCCGAATTGTTGAACAAGCACGACATAAGGTTACTATGGCACTTGTTGAAGGACGGCCTATACGAATAACAGGAGGACCTGTCGATTTTGTTTGTAGACAAAAAAGTCGTGGAAGTGGTAGGCATTGCCACAGGCATTGTAAAAGAAAGGCTTATTTTTTGGAATCAGACCAATATCAAAATGAAAGCAAACAATAA
- a CDS encoding NifB/NifX family molybdenum-iron cluster-binding protein, whose product MKVAIPTNDKKNISAHFGRTKGFLIVDIENGNIVNEEYIPNTITGHAQHPHDIEHSQPHSHEHNHSIDTHEQVAQQFANIDVVIAGGMGYGMKSRFESANIRTIITSEKDIKTALEHFINGTLKNEENLTCHHH is encoded by the coding sequence ATGAAAGTTGCTATTCCAACAAATGATAAAAAAAATATTTCAGCACATTTTGGGCGAACGAAAGGTTTTTTAATTGTCGATATTGAAAACGGTAATATCGTAAATGAAGAGTACATCCCGAATACGATTACTGGGCATGCTCAGCATCCACATGATATAGAACATTCACAACCGCATTCCCATGAGCATAATCATTCCATAGATACGCATGAACAAGTAGCACAACAATTTGCGAATATTGATGTAGTTATCGCGGGTGGAATGGGATATGGAATGAAAAGTAGGTTCGAGTCTGCTAATATAAGAACGATAATCACATCTGAAAAAGACATAAAGACAGCCCTTGAGCATTTCATAAACGGGACATTAAAAAACGAAGAAAATTTAACATGTCACCACCACTAA
- a CDS encoding tetratricopeptide repeat protein, whose translation MSYEQNTFDELYDRGLTALMKGELETAEKFLSQSLKLSPDSHLARYQLGRCLLRSGNLQKSQELLEQAIHLQPEHIPSLTDLGFTYLCQNRIKDAYNIFQKAITLRPHHGKSLLGLAICDFSEGKWDSAYDWANQSVKLGGSHFMALFMLAKTEKVLGFLEQAEEHFKKAEELLEKTTEVAPEQPESYYIRGEISLLGEFYNKALELFRKVESQIDKHRTYYFYHEWFNIITVWNKQGICLKQLGKKEEAHEIGKKILERDPNNKFGKLLTEI comes from the coding sequence ATGTCTTATGAACAAAATACCTTTGATGAATTATACGATCGGGGATTAACTGCATTAATGAAAGGTGAGTTGGAAACCGCAGAAAAATTTCTTTCCCAATCACTCAAACTAAGTCCAGATTCACATCTTGCACGATACCAATTAGGCCGTTGCCTTCTACGTTCTGGAAATTTACAAAAGTCCCAAGAACTTCTTGAACAAGCCATTCACCTCCAACCAGAACATATCCCATCTTTAACCGATTTGGGTTTTACCTATCTATGTCAAAACCGCATAAAAGATGCCTACAATATCTTCCAAAAAGCAATCACTTTAAGACCTCACCACGGTAAATCCCTATTAGGTTTGGCAATTTGCGACTTTTCAGAGGGAAAATGGGATTCTGCTTATGACTGGGCAAATCAATCCGTTAAATTAGGGGGTAGCCACTTTATGGCTTTATTCATGCTTGCAAAAACAGAAAAAGTATTAGGATTCCTCGAACAAGCAGAAGAACATTTTAAAAAAGCAGAGGAACTATTAGAAAAAACAACGGAAGTAGCACCAGAACAACCTGAAAGTTACTACATAAGAGGCGAAATATCTCTATTAGGTGAATTTTACAACAAAGCCTTGGAATTATTCCGTAAAGTCGAAAGCCAAATAGATAAACATAGAACCTACTACTTTTATCATGAATGGTTTAATATCATCACTGTATGGAACAAACAAGGTATCTGTCTTAAACAATTAGGGAAAAAAGAAGAAGCACACGAAATTGGCAAAAAAATACTCGAAAGAGACCCCAACAACAAATTCGGCAAACTCTTAACGGAAATTTGA
- the aroB gene encoding 3-dehydroquinate synthase, giving the protein MSKQIGNTKTVWVKLIGHTYPIHIGQNIFSMLADELIRLDWKGKVGLITDEQVAKYYLDICEQVLKKACPQGYVIHILPAGEEYKTLEQIEHICTTMLEGGLDRSSGIIAMGGGVVGDVAGFFASSYMRGIPFIQIPTTIVSQVDASIGGKTGVNHPLGKNILGAFYQPQLVLIDLNFLKTLPERIYREGFAEIIKHGVIADQELFEYCLIHAEIMLHKNLEALTYPIVRSCEIKADIVMKDEKEQNIRAYLNYGHTFGHAFESVTNYQKFLHGEAVSIGMVSSAELAVLMGYVNDEIPKLHREVLRKYNLPVAWQDIPVDKVIQSMYRDKKTKVGKLRFILPKKIGEVTIVSNIPEDSIRQALSRIMQG; this is encoded by the coding sequence ATGAGCAAACAAATAGGAAATACAAAAACGGTTTGGGTCAAGCTGATTGGGCATACATATCCTATTCATATAGGGCAGAATATTTTCTCTATGCTTGCAGATGAACTCATTCGTCTGGACTGGAAAGGGAAAGTTGGCTTGATTACAGACGAACAGGTGGCGAAGTATTACTTAGATATATGCGAGCAAGTATTAAAGAAAGCTTGCCCACAAGGATATGTAATTCATATCTTACCTGCAGGTGAAGAATATAAAACATTGGAACAAATTGAACATATATGCACTACTATGTTAGAAGGAGGGTTAGACCGCTCAAGTGGAATTATTGCTATGGGTGGAGGTGTTGTTGGAGATGTAGCTGGCTTCTTTGCATCATCCTATATGCGTGGGATACCGTTCATACAAATCCCAACAACTATTGTTTCACAGGTGGACGCAAGCATCGGTGGAAAAACAGGCGTAAATCACCCATTAGGCAAGAATATTTTAGGGGCATTTTATCAACCTCAACTTGTTTTAATAGACCTTAACTTTCTAAAAACACTACCTGAACGCATCTATCGTGAAGGTTTTGCAGAAATTATTAAACATGGAGTTATCGCTGACCAAGAACTTTTCGAATACTGTTTAATACATGCAGAGATAATGTTACATAAAAATTTAGAAGCATTAACATATCCCATTGTTCGCTCATGTGAAATAAAAGCGGATATCGTTATGAAGGATGAAAAAGAACAAAATATCCGTGCATACTTGAACTATGGGCATACTTTCGGTCATGCTTTCGAATCCGTAACAAATTACCAAAAATTCCTTCACGGCGAAGCAGTTTCTATTGGAATGGTATCTTCCGCAGAATTGGCAGTCCTTATGGGTTATGTTAACGACGAAATCCCCAAATTACATCGCGAAGTCTTACGTAAATACAATTTACCAGTTGCATGGCAGGATATTCCTGTGGACAAAGTAATTCAATCCATGTATCGTGACAAAAAAACAAAAGTCGGAAAATTAAGATTCATCCTGCCAAAGAAAATAGGAGAAGTCACAATTGTCTCTAATATACCTGAAGACTCAATACGGCAAGCACTTTCACGGATAATGCAAGGCTAA
- a CDS encoding Gfo/Idh/MocA family oxidoreductase: MSKKVRVGVIGCGAIAERVHVPDYHACPQAELVAFCDVDEKKAKALAEQFAPQARIYTDYQKMFKDGGIDAVSVCTPNIYHGPATICAIKAGCHVLVEKPMATSVEEAQKMIDTAKKAGVLLMVNQSQRRFPEHRKAKEVVESGILGKILHVTAMFGHAGPEEWSPTGKWFFNKKEARFGAMADLGVHKADLIRYLTGKEVAEICAFFARLEKPNATVEDNFVSALKFTDGTLGTLSASWTVKGMSADYIILHCERGSLQVGLNPEKPVVANLVKPLCDIVFPLPEPYSNVSWGIDIGGAFVRAILGLEPPYCTAEEGKKALEIILSAEKSAITGKTIKLKH; the protein is encoded by the coding sequence ATGAGCAAGAAGGTACGAGTTGGAGTCATCGGTTGTGGTGCGATAGCTGAACGAGTTCATGTGCCTGATTACCATGCTTGTCCGCAAGCAGAACTGGTTGCATTTTGTGATGTAGATGAAAAGAAAGCAAAAGCATTGGCAGAACAATTCGCACCTCAAGCACGCATTTATACCGATTATCAAAAAATGTTTAAGGATGGAGGCATTGATGCAGTTTCAGTATGCACACCCAATATTTATCACGGACCTGCCACTATCTGTGCCATAAAAGCAGGGTGTCATGTTTTGGTAGAGAAGCCTATGGCAACCAGCGTAGAGGAAGCACAAAAAATGATAGACACCGCAAAGAAAGCAGGTGTGTTACTGATGGTGAATCAAAGTCAACGACGTTTCCCAGAACATCGCAAAGCGAAAGAAGTAGTAGAAAGTGGAATATTAGGGAAAATTCTCCACGTTACCGCAATGTTTGGACATGCTGGGCCAGAAGAATGGAGCCCTACTGGAAAATGGTTCTTTAATAAAAAAGAGGCTCGCTTTGGGGCTATGGCAGACTTAGGTGTTCACAAGGCAGACCTTATTCGGTATCTAACAGGAAAAGAAGTAGCAGAAATTTGTGCATTCTTCGCCCGATTAGAAAAGCCAAACGCAACTGTGGAGGATAATTTTGTGTCTGCACTAAAATTTACAGACGGAACGTTAGGCACATTATCAGCGTCATGGACAGTAAAAGGAATGTCTGCTGATTACATCATACTTCATTGCGAACGTGGTAGTCTTCAGGTAGGTTTAAACCCCGAAAAGCCCGTCGTAGCAAACTTAGTAAAGCCATTATGTGATATTGTATTTCCACTTCCAGAGCCATATAGCAATGTCAGTTGGGGTATTGACATAGGTGGTGCATTTGTCCGTGCTATTTTAGGTTTAGAACCTCCGTATTGCACCGCAGAAGAAGGGAAAAAGGCATTGGAAATTATCCTATCAGCAGAGAAATCCGCAATTACTGGAAAAACAATTAAGTTGAAACACTAA
- a CDS encoding L-fucose/L-arabinose isomerase family protein, with product MNKNLTFGVIVGNRGFFPDILAKEGHAEIVKLLKKQGFGIVILGEEDTKYGAVETWEDAKICADLFKKHRDDIDGIIVTLPNFGDERAVANTLRLANLQVPILIHAQPDNPNEMSISRRRDSFCGKISVCANLNQYRIPFTLTTFHTEPLNSPEFLEDLHTFAGTCRVVRGLKNCRVGAMGARPSAFNTVRYSEKLLENYGISIETIDLSEILGQAEKLSANDTLVKEKCKEISEYISVKSIPVTAIERMARFSIVTERWIKEKELDATAIQCWTALETYFGVVPCTCMSMLSEKLIPSACEVDVCGAISMYSLSLASQRPSALLDWNNNYKNDPDRCVMFHCSNLPKSFFKKPAMDYQAIIAGSVGKENTYGTVTGQIISSPMTFARVCTREDLGEIQAFVGEGEFTNDKLNSFGGYGVAKIINLQTLLHYICINGFEHHVAVTLGKSAQSVYEAWEKYLGWDVYYHFS from the coding sequence ATGAACAAGAATCTTACTTTTGGAGTTATCGTCGGAAATCGAGGGTTCTTCCCTGACATCCTTGCCAAAGAAGGGCATGCTGAAATTGTGAAACTATTGAAAAAACAAGGTTTTGGTATTGTAATACTTGGTGAAGAGGATACAAAGTATGGAGCAGTTGAGACATGGGAAGATGCAAAAATATGTGCTGATTTATTTAAAAAACATAGGGATGATATTGATGGAATTATTGTTACACTACCAAATTTTGGTGATGAGCGTGCTGTTGCCAATACATTACGTTTAGCCAACCTACAAGTGCCAATATTAATTCATGCACAACCAGACAACCCTAATGAAATGAGTATTAGTCGGAGAAGGGATTCGTTCTGTGGTAAAATCAGCGTTTGTGCAAACCTAAATCAATACCGCATTCCTTTTACTTTAACAACATTTCACACAGAACCACTAAACTCCCCCGAGTTTTTAGAAGATTTGCACACATTTGCAGGGACATGTAGAGTAGTCCGTGGACTAAAAAACTGCCGTGTTGGTGCAATGGGGGCACGTCCTTCTGCATTTAATACGGTTCGATACAGCGAAAAACTCCTTGAAAATTACGGCATATCCATTGAAACAATAGACCTATCTGAAATTTTGGGACAAGCGGAGAAGCTTTCTGCAAATGACACGTTGGTCAAAGAAAAGTGCAAAGAAATCTCAGAATATATATCTGTTAAGTCAATTCCAGTGACAGCAATCGAGCGGATGGCTCGCTTTTCTATTGTCACGGAACGATGGATTAAAGAAAAGGAATTGGATGCCACGGCTATCCAATGTTGGACTGCACTTGAAACATATTTCGGAGTAGTGCCTTGCACATGTATGAGTATGCTAAGTGAAAAACTTATACCAAGTGCATGTGAAGTAGATGTATGCGGAGCTATTTCAATGTATTCTCTGTCCCTTGCTTCGCAACGTCCCAGTGCATTATTGGATTGGAACAACAATTACAAAAATGACCCAGACCGTTGTGTTATGTTCCACTGTTCCAATTTACCCAAATCATTCTTTAAAAAGCCAGCGATGGATTATCAGGCGATAATTGCAGGTTCCGTTGGAAAAGAAAATACGTATGGAACTGTTACAGGGCAAATCATATCCAGCCCTATGACTTTCGCACGTGTCTGTACACGTGAAGATTTGGGTGAAATTCAAGCATTTGTTGGTGAAGGAGAATTTACTAATGACAAATTAAATTCTTTCGGTGGTTATGGTGTTGCCAAGATTATTAATCTTCAAACACTTCTTCACTATATCTGTATTAACGGATTTGAACACCATGTGGCAGTAACACTCGGCAAATCAGCACAAAGCGTTTATGAGGCATGGGAGAAATATCTTGGCTGGGATGTGTATTATCATTTTAGTTAG